One Bacteroidota bacterium genomic window carries:
- a CDS encoding VF530 family protein, whose product MENNSKNTQVNNPMHGVKLADILEYLEKEIGWNELSLMININCFKKDPSIKSCLKFLRKTPWAREKVESLYLKLVSKR is encoded by the coding sequence ATGGAGAACAACAGCAAAAACACCCAGGTAAACAACCCTATGCACGGTGTTAAACTGGCAGATATTTTAGAATATTTAGAGAAAGAAATTGGCTGGAATGAATTGAGTTTAATGATTAACATAAACTGTTTTAAAAAGGATCCTTCGATAAAATCATGTCTGAAATTCCTTAGAAAAACTCCCTGGGCAAGAGAAAAAGTAGAAAGTTTATACCTAAAACTAGTTAGTAAAAGATAA